AGGTATTTGGCGCAACGCTTCGCTATTTCATAACTAGTTCCCGCTCAAGTATTAATCATTGTAAAACACAGCGCACCCGGTTATTTTTAGACCTCCTAGAACGACATGCACATGATGAAAACGACAGGTTGCCTGCTGTTACTCGCCTTTTCCGCCGCGCAGGCCAGTGCGCAGGCTTTTATACGGATGACGCAACCCGGCAGGGAGCAAAACGCCGTCACTACTGCCCGCCAATACCTCGTAGGCAGCACTTGCAAAGGTTGCAGCCTTACATTGAACGATACCATGGCCATCGTATACGGCACCGGCGCCTTTGCGCTGCCCGTAAATCTTTCGCCCGGCCTCAATACCTACCGGTTAAAGGCCACCAGCACCGAAGGGAAGAGCGTGGAAAAGACGATCAACTTCAACTATAACGTACCGGAAACACCGTTGCCGGTCAGCACGTTCAATATCACCGACATTACTACCTATCCCGAAGGCAACCTGGTGTTGCAATCGGGCGATGCCATCCGCCTGCGGGTAAAAGCTTTGCCGGGATGTATCGCCAAAGTAGGCGAAACGTTGCTGTACGAGCAGCCGCAGGCAATGCCCGGCACTTACCAGGGCACCTACATCGTGAAACCGAACGATCCGCTCATTACCGGCACCGGGTTGCGGGTTACGCTTCGTAAAGACAACCAGGAAACCAGCCGTATTACCGGCAGCACGTTCTCCATGGCATCTTCCATCCCGCTGGTGGTAAAAACCGTGGGCAGCATGCCGTACCTGGAGTTCGGGCTGGGAGAGGATCGCCTGGGTGGCGCGCGTATGACTATCCTGGACACCGCCGTGTTGCTGAACGTAACCGGTAAGGTGGGCGGCGATTACCGCGTACAACTGGCCAACAACGTAACGGCCTATATTCCGTCCGGTCAAACGGCGTTGATGCCGCCGGGTACTTTTCCGCCCACCTCCCTGACCAGCAGCTGGCGGGTTTGGGGGGATGACAAGTACGACTATGTGAGCGTAGGCCTCTCCGCCAAACTGCCGTACCGTACGAAGCAGGAAATTAATCCCGCCCGTATTGTATTAGACATATTTGGTGCCACCGCCAATACCAACTGGATATCGCAGCTGCAAAGCGTGAAGGAGATTAAAAACGCCTATTACGAGCAGGTGTCCGACGATATTTTCCGGGTGACGATCGACCTGGTACACGCGCAGCATTGGGGGTATAACGTGTATTACAACGGCAACAACCTGGTGGTACGCGTGAAGCGCCAGCCCGCCACACCTTCCATCAAAGGTTTAACCATTACGGTGGATGCTGGGCATGGCGGCAGTAATCCCGGTGCAATGGGGCCTACGGGCGCCACCGAAAAAGACCTGACCTTACTGATCGCCCGC
This genomic interval from Chitinophaga horti contains the following:
- a CDS encoding N-acetylmuramoyl-L-alanine amidase gives rise to the protein MMKTTGCLLLLAFSAAQASAQAFIRMTQPGREQNAVTTARQYLVGSTCKGCSLTLNDTMAIVYGTGAFALPVNLSPGLNTYRLKATSTEGKSVEKTINFNYNVPETPLPVSTFNITDITTYPEGNLVLQSGDAIRLRVKALPGCIAKVGETLLYEQPQAMPGTYQGTYIVKPNDPLITGTGLRVTLRKDNQETSRITGSTFSMASSIPLVVKTVGSMPYLEFGLGEDRLGGARMTILDTAVLLNVTGKVGGDYRVQLANNVTAYIPSGQTALMPPGTFPPTSLTSSWRVWGDDKYDYVSVGLSAKLPYRTKQEINPARIVLDIFGATANTNWISQLQSVKEIKNAYYEQVSDDIFRVTIDLVHAQHWGYNVYYNGNNLVVRVKRQPATPSIKGLTITVDAGHGGSNPGAMGPTGATEKDLTLLIARELQDQLVDEGAKVIMTRMTDSYVDNTYRITSNRAKDPDLLVSIHLNSAGNPIDISGTSTFYKHIGFRPLSLAIYKRMLELGLKEYGNVGNFNFALNVPTEYPNVLVETLFLSNPSDEALVLDPGFRKQMAAKIVLGIKDFLAGAIK